A single genomic interval of Terriglobus albidus harbors:
- a CDS encoding VWA domain-containing protein has protein sequence MTWSIAAYVLLLCTWHTCAQTAPSEDRSQNPYTLKVSVDEVVLTFHVLDSHGLPVNDLKGNEVRLLDNGSLPRRIVSFDSVVNRPIRAAILIDTSGSMQQALPVSKRIAQRFAERIFRQGSDQAIAIDFAYAANTASQWTGDPSSLSQTIQNVHLGAMSSLRGTAIFSAIFRACAYDLKNADPSATGNFILLFSDGEDNAGLTSLESALRACQHSNTVIYAFRVRSSVSPDSTGPKTLADLAANTGGRVFQADETPDAIWNDLKMIESAMRNQYRLIYTPANLKHDGAFHAIELQMPDRVDRVEVRSGYFASR, from the coding sequence TTGACCTGGTCCATAGCGGCCTACGTTCTCTTACTCTGCACATGGCACACGTGCGCGCAGACCGCGCCTTCGGAGGATCGATCTCAGAATCCTTACACGCTAAAGGTCTCTGTCGATGAGGTTGTGCTGACCTTCCACGTACTTGATAGCCACGGACTTCCGGTAAACGACCTCAAAGGCAATGAAGTGCGCCTTCTCGATAACGGCTCGCTTCCGCGCAGGATCGTCAGCTTCGACTCCGTGGTCAATCGACCCATTCGGGCTGCGATCCTGATCGACACGAGCGGATCGATGCAGCAAGCTTTGCCGGTCAGTAAGCGCATCGCACAGCGCTTCGCGGAACGTATCTTCCGGCAGGGATCGGACCAGGCTATTGCGATTGATTTCGCTTATGCGGCAAACACTGCCTCACAGTGGACCGGCGATCCATCGTCTTTATCGCAAACGATCCAGAATGTGCACCTGGGAGCGATGAGCTCTCTCCGGGGAACGGCGATCTTCAGCGCGATCTTTCGCGCCTGTGCCTACGATCTAAAGAATGCAGATCCGTCAGCGACAGGGAACTTCATTCTCCTGTTTTCCGATGGCGAGGATAATGCCGGGCTGACATCGCTTGAGTCAGCTCTGCGGGCCTGCCAGCATAGCAACACTGTGATCTACGCTTTTCGGGTTCGCTCGAGCGTTTCTCCAGACTCAACCGGACCGAAGACCCTGGCGGACCTTGCCGCCAATACCGGTGGGCGTGTGTTTCAAGCTGACGAGACACCGGATGCAATCTGGAATGACCTGAAAATGATTGAATCGGCGATGCGGAACCAATACCGGCTTATCTATACGCCAGCTAATCTTAAGCACGATGGCGCGTTCCATGCGATTGAACTTCAAATGCCCGATCGCGTAGATCGTGTTGAGGTCCGCTCCGGCTATTTCGCCAGCCGATAA
- a CDS encoding alpha/beta fold hydrolase, producing the protein MIQVEPGLRLEVLDWGGTGRSLILLAGMGDTAHAFDTFARKLRTNYHVYGITRRGFGASGKPEFVTANYSATRLGDDVIAVISALHINRPILAGHSLAGEELSDIGFHHPDVVAGLIYLDAGYTYALYDQAHGQVLLDGLKLREMLSQLVPGNIPTDVPKSLNEIEEQLKLLEREIAEYRSELPPTPTGSGQRAAPPPYLYAIFSGFENFPTIHCPALVIFAEPHDFGPTQDYSASRAAFEARDLRITEYQAKAFESQVPSAHVIRIPHASHYVYRSHEQRVLQEIDAFISSLPN; encoded by the coding sequence ATGATCCAGGTCGAGCCTGGGCTCAGGCTTGAGGTTCTCGATTGGGGTGGGACAGGCCGGTCTCTTATTCTTCTCGCAGGCATGGGAGACACCGCTCATGCGTTCGATACTTTCGCCCGGAAGCTCAGAACCAACTATCACGTCTACGGAATCACCCGGCGCGGGTTCGGAGCATCGGGCAAACCTGAGTTCGTGACCGCCAACTACAGCGCTACCCGCCTGGGAGATGACGTGATCGCCGTGATCTCGGCGCTTCATATCAATCGGCCGATTTTGGCGGGTCACTCTCTCGCAGGAGAAGAACTCAGCGACATCGGCTTCCATCATCCTGATGTCGTCGCTGGCTTGATCTATCTGGACGCGGGCTACACCTACGCTCTCTACGATCAGGCCCACGGTCAAGTTCTGCTCGACGGCCTGAAGCTGCGAGAGATGTTATCGCAGCTTGTACCGGGCAATATTCCCACAGATGTCCCTAAATCCCTGAATGAAATAGAAGAGCAGCTCAAACTGCTGGAGAGGGAAATTGCGGAGTACCGATCCGAGCTTCCACCTACACCTACCGGTTCAGGTCAGAGGGCGGCGCCACCACCGTATCTGTATGCCATCTTCTCCGGCTTCGAGAATTTCCCCACCATTCACTGCCCGGCGCTTGTGATCTTTGCAGAACCGCATGATTTCGGACCAACACAGGACTACTCAGCATCGAGGGCGGCCTTCGAAGCACGCGACTTGCGTATAACGGAGTACCAGGCCAAAGCATTCGAGTCTCAAGTACCCTCCGCCCACGTCATTCGTATCCCACATGCGAGTCATTACGTATATCGATCACATGAGCAGCGGGTTCTACAAGAGATCGATGCGTTCATCTCTTCCCTTCCAAACTGA
- a CDS encoding TIGR03435 family protein: MSRVILPIFLILSSAYVYSQQPITTFRYEVVSIHEGQVARDGSLTVNGGVEGVHNGRLELTNWGLQGFLSRAFHLQYDHIEGVPDSLRHAIYVIHAQPGEETNAALKSMTDDEAAKAKLAMMQEILRDRFHLRYHVETREAPSFLLVTGKQPKLRRSTAKPLVDGDERRYNPDDLTQPAIRETCSAHGCALAARGQTIERLAEMIGGQLPGPVVDRTNLSGLWDFELQWSSSYDTSTGQDYLPVEAALAEQLGLKLERGKSPQEFLVVEHVEAPTPN; the protein is encoded by the coding sequence ATGAGCAGAGTAATCCTTCCTATCTTTTTGATATTGTCGTCGGCGTACGTATATTCACAGCAACCTATAACTACGTTCCGCTACGAGGTCGTTTCAATTCACGAAGGCCAGGTTGCTCGAGATGGGTCTTTGACGGTGAATGGCGGCGTGGAAGGCGTCCACAACGGCCGCCTTGAGCTTACAAACTGGGGCCTGCAGGGCTTTCTGTCCAGGGCTTTTCACCTTCAGTACGATCACATCGAGGGCGTTCCCGACTCGCTACGCCACGCCATCTATGTCATTCATGCACAGCCCGGCGAAGAAACAAACGCAGCGCTCAAATCCATGACGGATGACGAGGCGGCAAAGGCCAAACTAGCGATGATGCAGGAGATCCTCAGGGACAGATTCCATCTTCGTTATCATGTCGAAACGCGCGAGGCGCCCAGCTTTCTACTCGTTACCGGTAAGCAGCCCAAACTCAGGCGGTCGACGGCGAAACCACTCGTCGATGGCGACGAGCGCCGCTACAATCCAGACGATCTTACACAGCCCGCCATCAGAGAGACCTGTTCTGCGCACGGCTGTGCCTTGGCCGCCCGCGGCCAGACAATCGAGCGGCTCGCGGAGATGATTGGAGGCCAGCTACCAGGACCGGTCGTTGACCGCACCAATTTATCTGGCCTTTGGGACTTTGAACTTCAGTGGAGCTCCTCCTACGACACTTCGACAGGACAGGATTATCTTCCCGTTGAGGCTGCCTTAGCGGAACAGCTTGGTCTGAAGCTCGAGCGTGGCAAATCGCCTCAGGAGTTCCTGGTTGTAGAGCATGTCGAGGCTCCAACGCCGAACTAG
- a CDS encoding ester cyclase — MTQENSAIVRRFAEEVITQGQIDRTVEFVWEDVVEQVPLPGQGPGLEGVKDIIQAFRTGFPDLVFSVLEQIAEGEKVVSRFEWTGTHQGEFFGVPPTGRQVRVWGIVIDRLEKARIKDTRILMDTMGLMTQLGVIPSRAA, encoded by the coding sequence TTGACACAGGAGAACTCGGCTATCGTTCGTCGCTTTGCAGAGGAAGTGATCACCCAGGGTCAGATCGATCGAACCGTGGAGTTCGTCTGGGAGGATGTCGTTGAGCAGGTTCCCCTCCCTGGTCAAGGTCCAGGGCTTGAGGGTGTGAAGGACATTATTCAAGCCTTCCGCACTGGCTTCCCCGATCTCGTCTTCTCCGTTTTAGAGCAGATTGCGGAGGGAGAGAAGGTGGTGAGCCGGTTCGAATGGACCGGGACACATCAAGGTGAATTCTTTGGAGTGCCTCCAACGGGAAGGCAGGTCCGGGTATGGGGCATCGTCATCGATCGCCTGGAAAAGGCCCGGATCAAGGACACCCGCATCCTCATGGACACGATGGGATTGATGACGCAACTGGGCGTGATTCCGAGTCGCGCAGCATGA